A stretch of the Capsicum annuum cultivar UCD-10X-F1 chromosome 8, UCD10Xv1.1, whole genome shotgun sequence genome encodes the following:
- the LOC107839116 gene encoding death-inducer obliterator 1, translated as MSSNLVSQQFSGPPDGQLVQMDHVSSNPDPVAHKQTSIVGHMPNISESHQFVWSSETTANRFDTTVPANQSGQMGPRMNSQHFMLSHQQTSGDRYVPNSPGVQKSSVLTKRKAGMESVLHGSNKQTAQGASLSQTPGFVQQSSAIKKPGQQQSKLTSGASPNLSVSSKKMTRNESISNRSASQRSQTPKGRTIQVESTSKAQSESSDAIRSKMRESLASALAMACQNPVTVVNAAKDSGEAVGSQPSQLNVTPTTANEGLPQTSVSHIPQNSGDVLPSTGAFSVDGNNDSQSSCLGLHDDVSMGNSVPCSNEFELHVDDVPFSDNFFVKDELLQGNGLTWAMDLDMQLRETDFLQDAEKANLFDEVVVEDEGELAKSSPEDLALQIEVELFKLFGGVNKKYKEKGRSLLFNLKDRNNPDLRERVMSGEIPPDKLCSMTAEELASKELSEWRVAKAEELAQMVVLPDNAIDMRRLVKKTHKGEYQVDFERDDNNIAAEISAGSTVSQFMPKIEKGRKSSPSGADEIGSKGNVTSQHNSSEKQDVKDSLVIPADGTDLMQGMVVEEFKDAEFLPPIVSLDEFMESLDSEPPFENLPVENNHSASRPDKESSKDPNKVVGSGLAAKDPAVASADKAIEGTKNHVEQKEALVSTGSPVVKKVTSSGNAPFKYTESLDKVAGPRGGASTFPCIWEGSLQLTISSLVTVLGSFRSGEKTPTNEWSSSLEIKGRVRLDAFEKFLQELPMSRSRAVMVVQFVLKDKSSESERASLSEAVDSYASDERLGFAEPAPGVELYLCPPHILDMIGKKLSKDPKELYDSTENGLIGVVVWRKLHISSTISPNSSSHHKHGLKKQQMTPRGQHEKDRNVNVNSTSKGIMPMPSKHDLAMDDDDDIPPGFGPKAGRDDDDLPEFNFSGNINASRPRHPAQNMSHGSRMAPYNQPVPSRPIDHMRELILKYGQTGSASSNDRVANVGLGIEPWNDDDDDIPEWRPQAPPSLAASSIPFRP; from the exons ATGTCCAGCAATCTTGTTTCTCAGCAGTTTTCAGGACCACCTGATGGTCAGCTTGTTCAAATGGACCATGTTTCCAGTAATCCCGACCCTGTAGCACATAAGCAGACAAGTATCGTTGGGCACATGCCAAATATTTCTGAATCACATCAGTTTGTTTGGTCAAGTGAGACTACAGCCAATAGATTTGATACTACAGTTCCTGCGAATCAGTCGGGGCAGATGGGACCCAGAATGAACTCTCAGCACTTCATGTTGTCACATCAGCAGACCAGTGGAGATAGATATGTGCCAAATAGTCCAGGTGTGCAGAAATCATCAGTACTCACCAAACGGAAGGCTGGGATGGAATCAGTGCTGCATGGTTCTAATAAGCAAACTGCACAGGGAGCTTCTTTGTCGCAGACTCCAGGTTTTGTGCAACAATCTTCTGCTATTAAGAAACCTGGCCAACAACAGTCAAAGTTAACTTCTGGAGCTTCACCGAATCTTTCTGTATCAAGCAAGAAAATGACCCGAAATGAGTCCATATCCAACAGAAGTGCCTCCCAGCGGTCGCAGACTCCAAAAGGACGAACTATTCAAGTTGAGTCGACCTCCAAGGCTCAGTCAGAGTCCTCTGATGCCATTAGGTCCAAAATGAGAGAATCACTTGCTTCAGCTCTGGCTATGGCATGCCAGAATCCAGTTACTGTTGTAAATGCTGCCAAGGATTCGGGTGAAGCAGTTGGTTCTCAGCCTTCGCAACTGAACGTAACTCCGACAACTGCCAATGAAGGTCTACCTCAAACCTCTGTCTCACATATACCTCAGAACTCTGGTGATGTACTTCCTTCAACTGGCGCTTTTTCCGTTGATGGAAATAATGACAGTCAGAGTTCATGTCTTGGGCTTCATGATGATGTGAGCATGGGAAATTCTGTACCTTGTTCTAATGAATTTGAGTTGCATGTGGATGATGTTCCATTCAGTGACAATTTCTTTGTCAAAGATGAACTCTTGCAAGGGAATGGTCTCACTTGGGCGATGGATCTAGATATGCAGTTAAGAGAAACTGATTTCCTCCAGGATGCTGAAAAGGCCAATTTGTTTGATGAGGTTGTGGTTGAAGATGAAGGCGAGCTTGCAAAATCATCTCCCGAAGATTTAGCTTTGCAAATTGAGGTGgaactttttaaattatttggaggtgtgaacaaaaaatataaagagaAGGGCAGGTCTCTTCTCTTCAACCTAAAAGATCGCAATAATCCTGACCTCAGAGAGAGAGTGATGTCAGGTGAGATACCCCCCGATAAATTATGTTCAATGACTGCTGAAGAACTTGCTTCAAAGGAGCTATCCGAGTGGCGGGTGGCAAAAGCCGAGGAACTTGCTCAAATGGTTGTTTTACCTGATAATGCAATTGACATGAGACGCCTGGTTAAGAAAACTCACAAGGGTGAATATCAGGTTGATTTTGAAAGGGATGATAATAATATTGCAGCTGAGATATCTGCAGGTTCAACTGTCTCACAGTTCATGCCGAAGATAGAGAAGGGAAGAAAATCTAGTCCTTCTGGTGCAGATGAGATTGGAAGTAAAGGAAATGTTACCAGCCAACATAATAGCTCAGAAAAGCAAGATGTGAAAGATAGCTTGGTAATTCCAGCTGATGGGACTGATTTGATGCAGGGGATGGTTGTTGAAGAATTCAAGGATGCAGAATTTCTTCCTCCTATTGTTTCCTTGGATGAATTCATGGAATCACTCGATTCCGAACCTCCTTTTGAGAACTTGCCTGTTGAAAACAATCATTCTGCATCTCGTCCAGACAAAGAAAGCTCCAAGGACCCTAACAAAGTTGTGGGTTCTGGTCTAGCTGCTAAAGACCCTGCTGTTGCTTCTGCAGACAAAGCTATTGAAGGGACCAAGAATCATGTCGAACAAAAGGAGGCTCTGGTATCTACGGGGAGCCCTGTAGTAAAGAAAGTAACTAGTTCTGGTAATGCACCTTTCAAATATACCGAGAGCCTTGACAAGGTGGCAGGACCACGTGGTGGTGCTTCTACCTTCCCTTGTATCTGGGAGGGGTCACTGCAGCTTACTATTTCGTCCTTGGTGACAGTCTTGGGTTCATTCAGAAG TGGTGAAAAAACACCAACTAACGAGTGGTCAAGCTCTCTTGAGATAAAGGGTAGAGTTCGACTTGATGCATTTGAGAAATTTCTTCAAGAGCTTCCCATGTCACGAAGTCGTGCAGTCATG GTTGTTCAATTTGTGCTGAAGGACAAGTCATCTGAGAGTGAACGGGCCAGCCTTTCTGAG GCAGTGGATTCATATGCCTCAGATGAGAGGTTGGGGTTCGCGGAGCCGGCTCCAGGAGTGGAACTATATCTGTGTCCACCGCATATACTTGATATGATAGGCAAAAAGCTTTCCAAGGACCCTAAGGAGCTATATGATTCTACAGAAAATGGTCTAATTGGCGTTGTTGTATGGAGAAAACTTCACATAAGTTCAACAATATCACCTAACTCTTCTTCTCACCATAAACATGGCTTGAAAAAACAACAGATGACTCCTAGAGGACAGCACGAAAAAGACAGAAATGTTAATGTAAATTCGACATCTAAAGGAATCATGCCTATGCCTTCGAAACATGACCTTGCAATGGATGATGACGATGATATTCCACCTGGATTTGGTCCCAAAGCAGGTCGTGACGATGATGATTTGCCTGAGTTTAATTTTTCTGGCAACATAAATGCTTCTAGGCCTAGGCACCCAGCACAAAACATGTCGCATGGGTCAAGAATGGCCCCGTATAACCAACCAGTACCTTCTCGCCCTATAGACCATATGAGAGAACTTATACTCAAGTATGGGCAAACTGGATCAGCTAGTAGTAACGATAGAGTTGCAAATGTTGGTCTTGGAATTGAACCAtggaatgatgatgatgatgacatcCCCGAGTGGCGGCCACAAGCCCCCCCCAGCCTTGCAGCGTCCTCCATACCCTTTAGACCATAG